Part of the Bifidobacterium crudilactis genome is shown below.
GCGAAGCTTCTCCAAATCGTCGTGTCCATAGACTTCGGGGTCACGCACACCGAGTCTTCCCAGATTCGGTCCGTTTACCACCACCACGCGCTCAGCACCCATCGGCACTCCTCCTACTGCTCTTCTGCTGTCTGATTCTCGTCACCCGACCGCCGGCCGGCCCCGACTAAGGCCTGCGAATGCGGTTGAATGCCTCACGAACCGCATCATCCGGCGGGTTGTCCAGATGTATGGGGTGGCCTATGCGATCGAGAATGATGAAGCGCAGGGTGTTACCTCTGGCCTTCTTGTCACGATGCATCAGAGCCAGCACCTGCTCGAAGCTTCCGCCGTTCCATGATGTCCTCAACCCCAGGGCACTGAGCAGTTCGCGATGATACGCGACCAGATCCTCATCGATGTATCCGAGCAGGTGGGACAGTTCGGCGGCATACACCATGCCCACGGCGACCGCCTGGCCATGTCTCCACGTGAAGTGTTCGAGCTGCTCGATGGCATGACCAAGTGTGTGACCGTAATTCAGGAACTCTCGCATGCCCGATTCCTTGAGGTCAACGGAGACGTGCCGTGCCTTGACCGTGACCGTGCGCTCGAGCAGTTCTGCGATGATTTCATGCAAATCCGCGTCGATTGCGTCCCCGCTGAAGTGTCGGAGCTCGTCGGCGTGGTCATCAAGGATATCGAGGATGCCGTCATCCATGATGAAGCCCGATTTCGCCACTTCGCCAAGGCCCTCGACGAAAATGTCATTGGGCAGGGTCGACAGGGTGTGCAGATCGGCGAGCACTCCTCTGGGGGTGTGGAAACTGCCGACGAGGTTCTTTCCCTGAGGCGTGTTGATTCCCGTTTTGCCGCCTGTCGAGGCATCGACCATGGCAAGCAGGGACGTCGGGCAGTTGACGTACGCGATACCGCGCATCCATGTGGCCGCCACGAAACCGGCCAGATCCGTGGCTGCACCGCCGCCCAGACCGACGACCGCATCCGAGCGTGTGAACCCTTCCTTGGCGAGTCGTTCCCAAAGTCCGTTCGCCACGGTGATGGTTTTACCCGCCTCCGCGTCCGGAATCACCAGATCCAGCACCTGATATCCTGCGGAGCGCATCAGAGCCCTGGCATGGTCGCTATGGCGTTGCACTGTGCTGGTATGAATCAGAGCGACACGCACGGTGTCGTTTCCCAGCACCTCGCGCAGCCCCTCCATGCATCCCTCGCCGATGAATACCGTGTATGGGTCAACCCCTCCCACGGACACCCTTCGCTCCCGCAAGGCACTGACCAGCTTCTGTGCAGCGACCGACGGTGGTGCTCCATGCGTTCGGATGACTCTGGTGGAGAGAGCTTCAAAAACAGGCTTGCGCTCCTTATACAAACTCATCCATCGAGCATGGGCGTCTCCTGCGAGCAGTGGCCTGTTGCCGCTTCTGCCGGCACGTTCCATCATCTCCTCGGGGTCCGCATCCAGGTAGACCACCATGCCACCTTCATCGACATATTGTTCGAGGGCCTGACGTGTGCGTGGGGTCATCGGCGCTCCGCCGCCCAATGCCAGTACACCGGTGAAGTTCTCGAGTTCGTCGAGAATCAGCTCGCATTCGAGCCGACGGAACTCATCCTCGCCGTCTTCTTCGAAAATCTCCGAAATTCGTCTGCCTTCACGCCGCTCAAGTACCACATCCGAATCCCTGAACGATATGGACAGCATCGAAGACGCCTCTTTGCCGACTCGGGTTTTCCCTGCCCCGGGCATGCCGATGAGAACGGCCTGAGGACCTGTGCCTTCGGACCGTCTCCTGCTCGGTGCTCCAGTGCGTTCGGACTCGGAGGATGTCTCACCCATGTCAGACCGCCTGTTCCCATGACGCTGCTGCGTCTCACCACGTTGATTGTTGTTATGGCCTTGTGTCATCATGCTCCTACCGCAGGTGCTCAGGCCACGACGCAAGGTATGCCTGCGCGTTGCGTGAAGTCTCATCGACGCTGTCCCCGCCGAACTTCTCCAGCACGAATGACGCTAAGGTCAGACGCATCATCGCCTCGGCGACAACCCCAGCCGCCGGGACCGCAGTGATGTCGGAGCGTTGGTGAATGGCCGTCGCAGCTTCGCCTGTCAGGACATCGACTGTTTTCAAGGCGCGTGGCACCGAGGAGATCGGCTTCATGGCGGCACGCACACGAATCGCCTCACCATTGGACATTCCGCCCTCGATGCCCCCTGCCCTGTTGCTCTGTCGGGCGATATGCCCCTCGGCATCGGTAACGATCTCGTCATGGGCCTGTGAGCCGGGCCTTTGGGCCTCAAGGAAACCGTCACCGATCTCAACGCCCTTGATGGCCTGAATCCCCATGAATGCCGACGCCAACGCCGCATCCAGGCGACGGTCGGATTCGACATAGGTACCCAAGCCTGCCGGGACGCCGTAGGCGATGACCTCGATCACTCCCCCGAGGGTATCGCCCGCTTTCTGCGCTGTATCGATGCGTTCTATCATCCGGCGTTCGGCTTCGGGGTCCAAGGACCGTACCGGCGATTCGTCGAGTCGTCGGGCATCTTCCGGGGTGGGCAGGACGTAATCCTCACCGCATCCGACGCCGCCTATGGAGAGCACATGCGAGACCACTCGTATACCTACGGTCTGTTCAAGGAAGCGTGCCGCAATCTCTCCCAGAGCGACCCTCGAAGCCGTTTCGCGGGCGCTGGAGCGCTCGAGTACCGGCCTTGAATCAAGAAAACCGTATTTGCGCATCCCTGTCAGGTCGGCGTGACCTGGGCGCGGCCTGCTGAGAGGGGCGTTGCGGCCCGTTTGCGGAAGTTCGACTCCCTCAGGCAAAGGATCCGCGCTCATCACTTCCACCCATTTGGGCCATTCGGTATTGCCAATCTCGACGGATACTGGCGAACCCAAGGTGCGGCCATGACGGACCCCGGTCAGCAGGCGAACCTTGTCCTTTTCGAACTTCATCCTGGCACCCCTGCCGTGCCCCAGGCGTCGACGTGCCAGTGCGTCGGCGATATCGTCGGTGGTGATTTCGATGCCCGAAGGCAGACCTTCGATCATTGCCACAAGAGCCTCACCATGGGATTCCCCTGCCGTCT
Proteins encoded:
- a CDS encoding bifunctional shikimate kinase/3-dehydroquinate synthase; amino-acid sequence: MPGAGKTRVGKEASSMLSISFRDSDVVLERREGRRISEIFEEDGEDEFRRLECELILDELENFTGVLALGGGAPMTPRTRQALEQYVDEGGMVVYLDADPEEMMERAGRSGNRPLLAGDAHARWMSLYKERKPVFEALSTRVIRTHGAPPSVAAQKLVSALRERRVSVGGVDPYTVFIGEGCMEGLREVLGNDTVRVALIHTSTVQRHSDHARALMRSAGYQVLDLVIPDAEAGKTITVANGLWERLAKEGFTRSDAVVGLGGGAATDLAGFVAATWMRGIAYVNCPTSLLAMVDASTGGKTGINTPQGKNLVGSFHTPRGVLADLHTLSTLPNDIFVEGLGEVAKSGFIMDDGILDILDDHADELRHFSGDAIDADLHEIIAELLERTVTVKARHVSVDLKESGMREFLNYGHTLGHAIEQLEHFTWRHGQAVAVGMVYAAELSHLLGYIDEDLVAYHRELLSALGLRTSWNGGSFEQVLALMHRDKKARGNTLRFIILDRIGHPIHLDNPPDDAVREAFNRIRRP
- the aroC gene encoding chorismate synthase, which produces MLRWQTAGESHGEALVAMIEGLPSGIEITTDDIADALARRRLGHGRGARMKFEKDKVRLLTGVRHGRTLGSPVSVEIGNTEWPKWVEVMSADPLPEGVELPQTGRNAPLSRPRPGHADLTGMRKYGFLDSRPVLERSSARETASRVALGEIAARFLEQTVGIRVVSHVLSIGGVGCGEDYVLPTPEDARRLDESPVRSLDPEAERRMIERIDTAQKAGDTLGGVIEVIAYGVPAGLGTYVESDRRLDAALASAFMGIQAIKGVEIGDGFLEAQRPGSQAHDEIVTDAEGHIARQSNRAGGIEGGMSNGEAIRVRAAMKPISSVPRALKTVDVLTGEAATAIHQRSDITAVPAAGVVAEAMMRLTLASFVLEKFGGDSVDETSRNAQAYLASWPEHLR